TTTATGCGAAAAGAAATCTTGAACTAACAGAAAGTATCAGATTAAAATCGAAAAAAGGTACGTTACTGTGGTTGATGGATGAAACAAAAACGCCAATGGGCGCGCGCCGTTTAAAACAATGGATTGATAGACCATTGATAAATAAACAACAAATAGAATCAAGGTTAGATATCGTTGATGAGTTTAGTAAACATTTTATTGAAAGAGATACTCTAAGAAATTATCTTAATCAAGTTTATGATATTGAGCGACTTGTAGGGCGTGTAAGTTATGGTAATGTTAATGCGAGAGATTTAATTCAACTTAAACATTCAATATCAGAAATTCCGAATATTAAAGCTTTATTAAATTCTATGAATCAAGATACGTTAGAACAAGTAAATCAACTAGAACCACTAGATGACTTGCTTGAAGTTTTAGAACAAAGTTTAGTAGAAGAACCCCCGATTTCTGTTAAAGATGGTGGATTGTTTAAAGTTGGATTTAATAAGCAATTAGATGAATATCTTGAAGCGTCAAAAAATGGTAAAACTTGGCTAGCAGAGCTACAAGCAAAAGAAAGACAACGTACGGGTATCAAATCATTAAAAATAAGTTTTAATAAAGTGTTTGGTTATTTTATAGAAATAACACGTGCGAATTTACAAAATTTTGAACCAAGTGATTTTGGTTATATGAGGAAACAGACTTTATCTAACGCAGAACGTTTTATTACAGATGAGCTCAAAGAAAAAGAGGACATTATTTTAGGTGCAGAAGATAAAGCGATTGAACTAGAATACCAATTGTTTGTTCAATTACGTGAAGAAGTTAAAAAATATACAGAACGTTTGCAACAACAAGCTAAAATTATTTCAGAGCTGGATTGTTTACAAAGTTTTGCAGAAATAGCACAAAAATATAATTATACAAGACCAACATTCAGTGATAATAAGACTTTGAATTTAATTGAATCAAGGCATCCAGTTGTAGAAAGAGTAATGGATTATAATGATTATGTTCCTAACGATTGTTGCTTAGATAACGAGACATTTATTTATCTTATTACAGGTCCAAACATGTCCGGTAAATCAACGTATATGAGACAAGTTGCAATTATTAGTATCATGGCACAAATGGGCGCCTATGTTCCGTGTAAAGAAGCGGTTTTACCACTATTTGATCAAATTTTCACGAGGATTGGTGCAGCAGATGATTTAGTTTCAGGTAAGAGTACATTTATGGTGGAAATGTTAGAAGCTCAAAAAGCGTTAACATATGCAACTGAAGATAGTTTGATTATTTTTGATGAAATTGGGCGTGGTACATCAACTTATGACGGTTTAGCATTAGCACAAGCTATGATTGAATATGTAGCTCAAACATCTCATGCAAAAACATTATTCTCTACGCATTATCATGAATTAACTACATTGGATCAAGCATTACCAAGTCTGAAAAATGTTCATGTTGCTGCAAATGAGTATAAAGGTGAACTTATATTCTTGCATAAGGTTAAAGATGGAGCTGTTGATGATAGTTACGGAATTCAAGTTGCCAAATTAGCTGATTTACCTGAAAAAGTTATAAGTAGAGCCCAAGTTATTTTGAATGACTTTGAAGAAACTGCTGGAAAAAAACAAATAAATCCCGAATTAACTAAAAATGCAGATGACATAATACAAGTTGAATCAAAAACAAATACTAAAGATATATCACAAAAAGACTTTGAACAAGCTTCATTTGATTTGTTCGAAAACGAGCAACAAAGTGAAATTGAATTACAAATTAAAAATTTGAATTTATCAAACATGACGCCAATTGAAGCTTTGCTGAAATTAAGTGAATTACAAAATCAATTAAAATAGAGGTGTTGCAAAATGGGGAAAATTAAAGAACTCCAAACCTCATTAGCAAATAAAATCGCAGCAGGAGAAGTAGTTGAGAGACCTAGTTCAGTTGTTAAAGAGCTTTTAGAAAATGCAATCGATGCTGGTGCCACAGAAATAAGTATTGAAGTGGAAGAATCGGGTGTTCAATCTATACGTGTTGTCGATAACGGAAGTGGCATTGAAGCTGAAGACTTAGGCCTAGTCTTTCATCGACATGCGACAAGTAAATTAGACCAAGATGAAGATTTATTCCATATTAGAACTTTAGGATTTCGTGGAGAAGCGTTAGCTAGTATTTCATCAGTTGCAAAAGTAACATTAAAAACTTGTACTGATAATGCTAATGGAAATGAAATTTATGTTGAAAATGGTGAAATTTTAAATCATAAGCCTGCCAAAGCCAAAAAAGGCACAGATATACTCGTTGAGTCATTATTTTATAATACGCCAGCACGTTTAAAATATATCAAAAGTTTATATACAGAATTAGGTAAAATTACTGATATTGTTAATAGAATGGCAATGAGTCATCCTGATATCCGTATATCTCTTGTTTCTGATGGAAAAATAATGTTAAGTACAAACGGATCAGGGCGTACTAATGAAGTGATGGCAGAAATTTACGGTATGAAAGTAGCTCGTGATTTAGTACATATTTCTGGTGATACAAGTGATTATCATATTGAAGGTTTTGTCGCTAAACCTGAACATTCAAGAAGTAATAAGCACTATATTTCAATTTTTATTAATGGGCGATATATAAAAAATTTCATGTTAAATAAAGCAATTTTAGAAGGTTACCATACACTATTAACAATTGGTAGGTTCCCGATTTGTTATATTAATATTGAAATGGATCCAATTTTAGTAGATGTCAATGTACACCCTACTAAATTAGAAGTGCGTCTTTCAAAAGAAGAACAACTTTACCAATTAATTGTTAATAAAATACAAGAAGCTTTTAAGGATCGTATTTTAATTCCTAAAAATAATCTAGATAATGCATCGAAAAAGAATAAAGTATTGCAATCATTTGAGCAACAGAAGATTGAATTCGAACAAAGACAAAAAGTAAATGAAACTCAAGTGAAGTCTGATATGTTTGGAAAAAATAATAGTGAGCAAGTTAAACAAGACACGCAATATCATGTTTCAGATTCAAGCGATGATTACAATCCATTCGTAACTAAAACATCTGAAAGCTTAATAGAAGAAGATGAAGTAGCCTCTTATAATAATACACGTGAAAAAGACGAAGACTACTTCAAAAAGCAACAAGAAATTTTACAGCAAATGGATCAAACTATCGAGCGACAAGAAGAAAGTTCTCATCAAAATATTGATAACCGTTCATCGGATGAATATTATGATTCAAGCGATATAAAAGGAACGAAAAGCAAAGATCCCAAACGTCGTATACCTTATATGGAAATTGTTGGTCAAGTACATGGAACTTATATCATTGCTCAAAATGAATTTGGTATGTATATGATTGATCAACATGCGGCACAAGAAAGAATTAAATATGAGTATTTTCGAGATAAAATTGGTGAAGTTACAAATGAAGTTCAGGACTTATTGATTCCATTGACGTTCCATTTTTCCAAAGATGAGCAGTTAATTATTGATCAATATAAAAATGAACTTCAACGTGTAGGTATTGTATTAGAACATTTTGGAGGTCATGATTATATTGTAAGCAGTTATCCAGTTTGGTTTCCTAAAGATGAAGTTGAAGAAATTATTAAAGATATGATTGAGTTAATTTTAGAAGAGAAAAAAGTTGATATTAAAAAATTGCGCGAGGAAGTAGCAATTATGATGTCTTGTAAAAAATCAATTAAAGCAAATCATTATTTGCAAAAAAATGAAATGTCAGATTTGATTGATCAATTAAGAGAAGCGGAAGATCCATTTACATGTCCGCATGGTCGCCCAATTATTATTAATTTTTCAAAATATGAATTAGAAAAATTATTTAAGCGTGTAATGTAGAGAGGATGAATCTAGTGAATAACAGCATACTACCTGCTATCAGAAATATTAAAGATTTAGAGAAATTAATTAAAACAAATCATAAAATGTGTGTGCTGCTTGATATGCATATTGGACACATTAAAAGCATAATGGAATTGCTTAAACAAAACGAAATTGAGTGTTTTATTCACATTGATTTAATTAAAGGTTTAAGCCATGATGAATACGCAAGCGAATTTATTATTCAGCAATATAAGCCCAAAGGTATTGTTTCAACTAAATCGAAAGTGATCAAAAAGGCTAAGTCATTAAACACGTTAACTATTTTCAGAGTGTTTATAATCGATAGCCAAGCATTAAAACGAAGTATTGATTTAATTAAAAAAGTTGAACCTGATTTCGTAGAAGTACTACCTGGTGTTGCTAGTAAGGCAATACATCATATTCAAAAGGAAACAAATACTCAAGTTATTGCAGGTGGTTTAATTGATACAATTGATGAAGTTGAAGAAGCTGTAAAAAATGGTGCGAAATATGTAACGACTAGTTATGAAAAGCTTTGGTAAGACAAATTCAATTGAGTTAGGTTGTTGACTATCTTATTTTTCAAATTTGAATGGTCAAATTATGATAGTGATTGTTGCAATTGAAATTAAATAAAAGTGGCTCCGTCTAATTGGACTGTTAAATTCAATAGCGGAGATTTATACTCGCAAACATTGAGAAATTTTAAAATACATCTCTAATTCGTTTTATATCCAAAGCGTCTTAGAGATGTTTATTTTTATATAGGAAATAAGGTGTATTGATTTACAAAAAATGTTGATGCAAAAATTAAAATGCACAAAATTCCTTTAAGGCATGTCATTTTTACACTTTTATAATTAAACTACTTTTATAAAGACTTAAAAAATTAAATTTGACAAAATTTTTACGAAAATTATTGACAACGCTTTCATAACGATAGTATCATAACAAATATAATACAAGTTAATACATAGAATAGAGACGGGAGATTTCTACGAGCCAAACTGCTAGTGTAGGAGTCTCTTTGTCTTTTGGGAGGACATTTAATATGAATGTATATTTAGCAGAATTCCTTGGAACTGCAATCTTAATTCTTTTTGGTGGTGGCGTTTGTGCCAATGTCAATTTAAAGCGAAGTGCAGCGAATGGTGCTGATTGGATTGTCATCACCGCTGGATGGGGATTAGCGGTTACAATGGGTGTGTTTGCAGTAGGACAATTTTCTGGTGCACATTTAAACCCAGCTGTATCATTAGCCTTAGCATTAGATGGAAGTTTCGATTGGGCATTAGTACCTGGTTATATTGTTGCTCAAATGTTAGGTGCAATTGTCGGTGCAACTATTGTATGGTTGATGTACTTGCCTCATTGGAAAGCAACTGAAGAAGCAGGCGCAAAATTAGGTGTATTCTCAACAGCACCAGCTATTAAGAACTATTTTGCAAACTTTTTGAGTGAGATTATTGGTACAATGGCGTTAACTTTAGGTATTTTATTTATCGGTGTAAACAAAATTGCTGATGGCTTAAATCCTTTAATCGTTGGTGCATTAATTGTAGCGATTGGTCTAAGCTTAGGTGGCGCAACAGGTTATGCGATTAACCCAGCTCGTGATTTAGGACCAAGAATTGCACATGCCATTTTACCTATTGCAGGTAAAGGTGGATCAAACTGGTCTTACGCAATCGTTCCAATTTTAGGACCAATTGCGGGTGGTTTACTAGGTGCAGTTGTTTATGCTGTATTTTACAAACACACATTTAATATTGGTTGTGCAATTGCAATCGTCGTTGTCATTATTACTTTGATTTTAGGTTACATCTTAAATAAATCATCTAAAAAAGGTGATATTGAATCAATTTACTAAAATAAAAAGAAATGTAAATAGCATAATTTAACATGTTTGATTCATGAATTATGCTATTTTTTCGCCAAAATTTAACAGATTTTGTACAATGGGTTAGCGATTATTTTAAATGATAAAGGAGACACTACTAATGGAAAAATACATTTTATCAATAGACCAAGGAACAACAAGTTCAAGAGCAATTTTATTTAATCAAAAAGGTGAAATTTCAGGGGTAGCACAGCGTGAATTTAAACAGTATTTTCCTCAATCAGGGTGGGTTGAACACGATGCAAATGAAATTTGGACATCTGTTTTAGCAGTAATGACTGAAGTTATTAATGAAAATGATGTTAGAGCTGATCAAATTGCTGGTATTGGTATTACAAACCAACGTGAAACTACGGTTGTTTGGGATAAACATACGGGACGCCCAATTTATCATGCAATTGTATGGCAATCTCGTCAAACGCAATCAATTTGTTCAGAGTTGAAACAACAAGGTTATGAACAAACTTTTAGAGATAAAACAGGATTGTTGTTAGATCCATATTTTGCGGGAACTAAAGTTAAATGGATTTTAGATAATGTAGAAGGTGCTCGTGAAAAAGCAGAAAATGGAGATTTATTGTTTGGAACAATTGATACTTGGTTGGTTTGGAAATTATCAGGTAAAGCTGCACATATTACAGATTATTCAAATGCGAGTCGTACGTTAATGTTTAACATTCATGATTTAAAATGGGACGACGAATTATTAGAATTATTAACAGTTCCTAAAAATATGTTGCCAGAAGTTAAACCTTCTAGTGAAATTTATGGTAAGACAATTGATTACCACTTCTATGGTCAAGAAGTACCAATTGCAGGGGTAGCTGGAGACCAACAAGCAGCATTGTTTGGACAAGCATGCTTTGAACGTGGTGACGTGAAAAACACATATGGCACTGGTGGCTTCATGTTAATGAATACTGGTGAAAAAGCAGTTAAGTCTGATAGTGGATTATTAACAACAATTGCATATGGTATTGATGGTAAAGTAAACTATGCGCTTGAAGGATCGATTTTTGTATCCGGTTCAGCAATTCAATGGTTACGTGATGGTTTAAGAATGATTAATTCTGCGCCTCAATCAGAAAGTTATGCGACAAGAGTTGACTCTACTGAAGGTGTATATGTTGTACCTGCCTTTGTAGGTTTAGGTACGCCATATTGGGACTCAGAAGCAAGAGGTGCTATTTTTGGCTTAACGCGTGGTACTGAAAAAGAGCATTTCATTAGAGCTACTTTAGAATCTTTATGTTACCAAACACGTGACGTTATGGAAGCAATGTCTAAAGACTCAGGAATTGATGTTCAAAGTTTACGAGTTGATGGTGGTGCAGTTAAAAATAACTTTATAATGCAATTCCAAGCTGATATTGTTAATACGTCAGTTGAAAGACCTGAAATTCAAGAAACAACTGCTTTAGGTGCTGCTTATCTTGCGGGATTAGCTGTTGGATTCTGGGACAGTAAAGATGATATTGCTAAAAATTGGAAGTTAGAAGAAAAATTCGATCCAAAAATGGATGAAGACGAAAGAGATAAATTATACAGAGGTTGGAAAAAAGCTGTTGAAGCAACACAAGTTTTTAAAACTGAGTAATTTTATAGATTAGACTTTTGGTTAAACATTGTGATACAATAAATTTAAGTTAATATTTGAATCGAGAAGCGAGAGATTTGTTCGTACATGTACAATTTAAAGATTGTTTGTGTTGGACAAGTCTCTCGTTTTATATATTTTAGGAGGCGTTTTGGAATGGCATTGTCTACTTTTAAGAGAGAGCATATTAAAAAGAATTTAAGAAATGAAGAATATGATTTAGTAATTATCGGTGGCGGTATTACAGGGGCAGGTATTGCATTGGACGCAAGTGAACGTGGTATGAAAGTTGCATTAGTTGAAATGCAAGACTTTGCACAAGGTACTAGTTCTAGATCTACGAAATTAGTTCATGGTGGTTTACGCTATTTAAAACAACTTCAAATTGGTGTAGTAGCTGAAACAGGTAAAGAACGTGCCATTGTTTATGAAAATGGTCCACATGTTACAACGCCTGAGTGGATGCTTTTACCAATGCATAAAGGTGGTACATTTGGTAAGTTTTCAACTTCAATTGGTTTAGGTATGTATGATCGTTTAGCTGGAGTTAAAAAATCTGAACGTAAAAAAATGTTGTCTAAAAAAGAGACTTTAGCTAAAGAACCATTAGTTAAAAAAGATGGACTAAAAGGTGGCGGTTATTATGTTGAATACCGTACGGATGACGCGCGTTTAACAATTGAAGTTATGAAACGTGCAGCTGAAAAAGGTGCTGAAATTATAAACTATACTAAATCTGAACATTTTACTTATGATCAAAACCAACAAG
This is a stretch of genomic DNA from Staphylococcus roterodami. It encodes these proteins:
- a CDS encoding aquaporin family protein; this translates as MNVYLAEFLGTAILILFGGGVCANVNLKRSAANGADWIVITAGWGLAVTMGVFAVGQFSGAHLNPAVSLALALDGSFDWALVPGYIVAQMLGAIVGATIVWLMYLPHWKATEEAGAKLGVFSTAPAIKNYFANFLSEIIGTMALTLGILFIGVNKIADGLNPLIVGALIVAIGLSLGGATGYAINPARDLGPRIAHAILPIAGKGGSNWSYAIVPILGPIAGGLLGAVVYAVFYKHTFNIGCAIAIVVVIITLILGYILNKSSKKGDIESIY
- the mutS gene encoding DNA mismatch repair protein MutS, whose translation is MSNVTPMMQQYLKIKSEYQDCLLFFRLGDFYEMFYEDAKEASRVLEITLTKRDAKKENPIPMCGVPYHSADSYIDTLVNNGYKVAICEQMEDPKQTKGMVRREVVRIVTPGTVMEQGGVDDKQNNYILSFVIKQPEIALSYCDVSTGELKVTYFNDEATLLNEITTINPNEVVVNENLSEHLKRQINMVTETITIRDTLSTETYSVNQSEHQLMYQATQLLLDYIHHTQKRDLSHIEDVVQYAAIDYMKMDFYAKRNLELTESIRLKSKKGTLLWLMDETKTPMGARRLKQWIDRPLINKQQIESRLDIVDEFSKHFIERDTLRNYLNQVYDIERLVGRVSYGNVNARDLIQLKHSISEIPNIKALLNSMNQDTLEQVNQLEPLDDLLEVLEQSLVEEPPISVKDGGLFKVGFNKQLDEYLEASKNGKTWLAELQAKERQRTGIKSLKISFNKVFGYFIEITRANLQNFEPSDFGYMRKQTLSNAERFITDELKEKEDIILGAEDKAIELEYQLFVQLREEVKKYTERLQQQAKIISELDCLQSFAEIAQKYNYTRPTFSDNKTLNLIESRHPVVERVMDYNDYVPNDCCLDNETFIYLITGPNMSGKSTYMRQVAIISIMAQMGAYVPCKEAVLPLFDQIFTRIGAADDLVSGKSTFMVEMLEAQKALTYATEDSLIIFDEIGRGTSTYDGLALAQAMIEYVAQTSHAKTLFSTHYHELTTLDQALPSLKNVHVAANEYKGELIFLHKVKDGAVDDSYGIQVAKLADLPEKVISRAQVILNDFEETAGKKQINPELTKNADDIIQVESKTNTKDISQKDFEQASFDLFENEQQSEIELQIKNLNLSNMTPIEALLKLSELQNQLK
- a CDS encoding glycerol-3-phosphate responsive antiterminator, translating into MNLVNNSILPAIRNIKDLEKLIKTNHKMCVLLDMHIGHIKSIMELLKQNEIECFIHIDLIKGLSHDEYASEFIIQQYKPKGIVSTKSKVIKKAKSLNTLTIFRVFIIDSQALKRSIDLIKKVEPDFVEVLPGVASKAIHHIQKETNTQVIAGGLIDTIDEVEEAVKNGAKYVTTSYEKLW
- the glpK gene encoding glycerol kinase GlpK — its product is MEKYILSIDQGTTSSRAILFNQKGEISGVAQREFKQYFPQSGWVEHDANEIWTSVLAVMTEVINENDVRADQIAGIGITNQRETTVVWDKHTGRPIYHAIVWQSRQTQSICSELKQQGYEQTFRDKTGLLLDPYFAGTKVKWILDNVEGAREKAENGDLLFGTIDTWLVWKLSGKAAHITDYSNASRTLMFNIHDLKWDDELLELLTVPKNMLPEVKPSSEIYGKTIDYHFYGQEVPIAGVAGDQQAALFGQACFERGDVKNTYGTGGFMLMNTGEKAVKSDSGLLTTIAYGIDGKVNYALEGSIFVSGSAIQWLRDGLRMINSAPQSESYATRVDSTEGVYVVPAFVGLGTPYWDSEARGAIFGLTRGTEKEHFIRATLESLCYQTRDVMEAMSKDSGIDVQSLRVDGGAVKNNFIMQFQADIVNTSVERPEIQETTALGAAYLAGLAVGFWDSKDDIAKNWKLEEKFDPKMDEDERDKLYRGWKKAVEATQVFKTE
- the mutL gene encoding DNA mismatch repair endonuclease MutL yields the protein MGKIKELQTSLANKIAAGEVVERPSSVVKELLENAIDAGATEISIEVEESGVQSIRVVDNGSGIEAEDLGLVFHRHATSKLDQDEDLFHIRTLGFRGEALASISSVAKVTLKTCTDNANGNEIYVENGEILNHKPAKAKKGTDILVESLFYNTPARLKYIKSLYTELGKITDIVNRMAMSHPDIRISLVSDGKIMLSTNGSGRTNEVMAEIYGMKVARDLVHISGDTSDYHIEGFVAKPEHSRSNKHYISIFINGRYIKNFMLNKAILEGYHTLLTIGRFPICYINIEMDPILVDVNVHPTKLEVRLSKEEQLYQLIVNKIQEAFKDRILIPKNNLDNASKKNKVLQSFEQQKIEFEQRQKVNETQVKSDMFGKNNSEQVKQDTQYHVSDSSDDYNPFVTKTSESLIEEDEVASYNNTREKDEDYFKKQQEILQQMDQTIERQEESSHQNIDNRSSDEYYDSSDIKGTKSKDPKRRIPYMEIVGQVHGTYIIAQNEFGMYMIDQHAAQERIKYEYFRDKIGEVTNEVQDLLIPLTFHFSKDEQLIIDQYKNELQRVGIVLEHFGGHDYIVSSYPVWFPKDEVEEIIKDMIELILEEKKVDIKKLREEVAIMMSCKKSIKANHYLQKNEMSDLIDQLREAEDPFTCPHGRPIIINFSKYELEKLFKRVM